The Alphaproteobacteria bacterium genome contains a region encoding:
- a CDS encoding toprim domain-containing protein, giving the protein MNARAESLARALGGRKTGNTWTARCPAHEDGTPSLSIAQAGERVLVHCHAGCGQDRLLDVLRRRGLWCAGKRPRGWHPPPPRAKSPPREAGYALKLWHEARPARGSLVETWLASRGLSLPQGATLRFHPGLKHRDTNTWWPAMVALVQGGLDGRPQAIHRTFLARDGRAKAPVPGPRLALGPCRGGAARLSEAGPTLMIGEGIETCLAAMQATGLPAWSALSTGFMTLLELPPEVREVIVLADGDDAGEAAALSAARRWLREGRTARIARPPRGLDFNDLLLSPSPREGGEKVPSASEADEGLLAQRPASSSSKRREAPHPPFGHLLPAFAGRREE; this is encoded by the coding sequence ATGAATGCACGGGCTGAATCCCTGGCGCGGGCGCTGGGCGGAAGGAAAACGGGCAACACCTGGACGGCGCGCTGCCCGGCGCACGAGGACGGCACGCCGAGCCTGTCGATCGCCCAGGCCGGCGAGCGGGTGCTGGTGCATTGCCATGCCGGCTGCGGCCAGGACCGGCTGCTCGACGTGCTGCGCCGGCGCGGGCTGTGGTGCGCCGGGAAGCGGCCGCGCGGTTGGCATCCGCCGCCGCCACGGGCGAAATCGCCGCCGCGCGAGGCGGGCTATGCGCTCAAGCTCTGGCACGAGGCCAGGCCGGCGCGCGGCAGCCTGGTCGAGACCTGGCTGGCGTCGCGCGGGCTCAGCCTGCCGCAGGGCGCGACGCTGCGCTTCCATCCCGGGCTGAAGCATCGCGACACCAACACCTGGTGGCCGGCGATGGTGGCGCTGGTGCAGGGCGGGCTCGACGGCAGGCCGCAGGCGATCCACCGCACCTTCCTGGCGCGCGACGGGCGGGCCAAGGCGCCGGTGCCCGGTCCGCGCCTGGCGCTCGGTCCGTGCCGCGGTGGTGCGGCGCGGCTGAGCGAAGCCGGCCCGACCTTGATGATCGGCGAGGGCATCGAGACCTGCCTGGCGGCGATGCAGGCCACCGGCCTGCCGGCGTGGTCGGCGCTGTCGACCGGATTCATGACCCTGCTGGAGCTGCCGCCCGAAGTGCGCGAGGTGATCGTGCTGGCCGACGGCGACGATGCCGGCGAGGCCGCCGCGCTGTCAGCCGCCCGCCGCTGGCTGCGCGAGGGCCGCACCGCCCGCATCGCCCGCCCGCCGCGCGGCCTGGATTTCAACGACCTGCTCTTGAGCCCTTCTCCCCGCGAAGGCGGGGAGAAGGTGCCGAGCGCCAGCGAGGCGGATGAGGGGCTTCTCGCGCAACGACCAGCATCGTCTTCGTCGAAACGCCGTGAAGCCCCTCATCCGCCCTTCGGGCACCTTCTCCCCGCCTTCGCGGGGAGAAGGGAAGAGTAA
- a CDS encoding DUF1127 domain-containing protein yields MRDHPTESILSRVTATLALWRKRSRERAEIARLSVRDARDLGINPGSLVFEASKPFWRA; encoded by the coding sequence CTGCGCGACCATCCCACCGAGAGCATCCTCTCGCGCGTGACCGCCACGCTGGCGCTGTGGCGCAAGCGGTCGCGCGAGCGGGCCGAGATCGCCAGGCTGAGCGTCCGCGACGCGCGCGATCTCGGGATCAACCCCGGCTCGCTCGTCTTCGAGGCCAGCAAGCCCTTCTGGCGGGCCTGA
- a CDS encoding PRC-barrel domain-containing protein: MLKPILIATALSTFGAASLYAQSAPPPASPAPPTQERVQDRATAPAFTADTRKLIGRNVKNAQGETIGEIEAIYLDKDGKVDSVIIGVGGFLGMGERNVRVSWHDLTIADNGERVTTAFTKDQLKAMPEYKYREAGYRGQVFTDRGVYREGTAPPPGAPRTTADRPTTVPGTAPPPGRTTADRTPPPGGAQIQPTKDFNADGHISADAIIGASVRNTANENIGDVNDVYVDKDGKIQMVVVSVGGFLGIGTKRVAVKWSDLQMRRDGNTLVLLSNWTKDSLKSMPDYTWDREEAERK; this comes from the coding sequence ATGCTCAAACCGATCCTGATCGCAACCGCGCTGAGCACCTTCGGCGCGGCGTCGCTTTACGCCCAGTCGGCGCCACCGCCGGCCTCGCCCGCTCCGCCGACGCAGGAGCGCGTGCAGGATCGCGCCACCGCGCCTGCGTTCACCGCCGACACGCGCAAGCTGATCGGCCGCAACGTCAAGAACGCGCAGGGCGAGACCATCGGCGAGATCGAGGCGATCTATCTCGACAAGGACGGCAAGGTCGACAGCGTGATCATCGGCGTCGGCGGCTTCCTTGGCATGGGCGAGCGCAATGTGCGCGTCTCCTGGCACGACCTCACCATCGCCGATAATGGCGAAAGGGTGACGACTGCCTTCACCAAGGACCAGCTCAAGGCGATGCCCGAGTACAAGTATCGCGAGGCGGGCTATCGCGGCCAGGTCTTCACCGACCGCGGCGTCTATCGCGAGGGCACCGCGCCGCCGCCGGGCGCACCGCGCACCACGGCCGACCGCCCGACCACGGTGCCGGGCACCGCGCCGCCGCCGGGTCGCACCACGGCTGATCGCACCCCGCCGCCGGGCGGCGCGCAGATCCAGCCGACCAAGGACTTCAACGCCGACGGCCACATCTCGGCCGATGCGATCATCGGCGCCTCGGTGCGCAACACCGCCAACGAGAACATCGGCGACGTCAACGACGTCTATGTCGACAAGGACGGCAAGATCCAGATGGTCGTCGTCTCGGTCGGCGGCTTCCTCGGCATCGGCACGAAGCGCGTGGCGGTGAAGTGGAGCGACCTGCAGATGCGGCGCGACGGCAACACGCTGGTCCTGCTCAGCAACTGGACCAAGGACTCGCTGAAGTCGATGCCCGACTACACCTGGGACCGCGAGGAGGCGGAGCGGAAGTAG